The genomic segment GCCGCGTTCCGCGACGAGCTCCGCACCATTTTCACGACCAAGATCCCCCAAGACGCGCGTGACCGGGTACGCCAGGGCTCGGCCGAGGTGGTGCACGACGACGTGGTCACCAGCCACAAGATCCTGCACGAGCACGGTCTGGCCGTGCCGAGCTGGCCGGTCGAGTGGGGCGGCAAGGACTGGACGCCGACCCAGCACCAGATCTGGGCCGACGAAATGCAGCTGGCGTGTGTCCCGGAACCATTGAACTTCAACACCAAGATGGTGGGCCCGGTGATCGCCGAATTCGGATCTCAGGAGATCAAGGAGCGCTTCCTGCCGCCGACGGCCAGCCTCGACATCTGGTGGTGCCAGGGCTTTTCCGAACCCGAAGCCGGCTCCGACCTCGCGTCGCTGCGCACCACGGCGGTGCGCGACGGCGACAGCTACGTCGTCAACGGGCAGAAGACCTGGACCACGCTCGGCCAGTACGCCGACTGGATCTTCTGCCTGGTACGCACCGACCCGCAGGCGCCCAAGCGCCAGGCCGGCATCTCGTTCCTGCTCTTCGACATGAAGACGCCGGGCATCACCGTACGGCCCATCAAGACGATCGACGGCGGCCACGAGGTCAACGAGTTGTTCTTCGAAGACGTCCGGGTTCCCGCCAATCAGCTTGTCGGAGAAGAGAATAAGGGCTGGACCTACGCGAAGTTCCTGCTGGGCAACGAGCGCACCGGCATCGCCGGCGTCGGGCGGACAAAAGTGCGCCTCGCCGAGGTGAAGAAGTTAGCCACCGAAACCGGCATCATCGCCGATCCGCTGTTCGCCGCCCGGCTGGCCGAGGCCGAAAACGAGCTGCTGGCACTGGAACTCACGCAGTCGCGAGTGGTGACGGATTCCGCGGACGGCCAGCCTAACCCGGCGTCGTCGGTGCTCAAGCTGCGCGGCAGTCAGTTGCAGCAGACCGCCACCGAGCTCCTGGTCGAGGTCGCCGGCCCGGACGCGCTGCCCGCCGACGGGGACGGCATCGCGTCTCCGGACTGGGCGCAACACAGTGCGCCGCGCTACCTCAACTACCGCAAGACGACGATCTACGGCGGCAGTAGCGAGGTACAGCGCAACATCATCGCGTCCACCATTCTGGGATTGTGAGGCAGCCATGGACTTTCAGTTGACCGACGAGCAGGGCCTGCTGCGCGACACCACCCGCGATCTGCTGTCTCGTACCTACGACCCGGAGAGCCGCATCAAGGTCATCGGGTCTGATCTCGGTTGGAGCCGCGAGGTATGGAGTCAGCTTGCCGACACCGGGATCCTGGGCCTGGGCTTCGACCCGGAAGAGGCCGGCCAGATCGAGATCATGGTCGTGCTCGCCGAGGCCGGGCGCCGGTTGGCCCCCGAACCGATTTTGCACGCCGCGCTGGCGCCGGGTGCGCTGATCGCCGAGCAGGGCACCGACGCGCAGAAAGAACAACTCGACGACGTCGCGGCGGGCCAACGGCTGCTGGCCTTCGCCCACCTGGAGCCCGGGCATCGCAAGCCAACCACAGCGGTCACGACTCGGGCTGTGCGGCAAGGTGATTCGTGGACGTTGACCGGCCGCAAGAATCCGGTTCTCGCCGGTGACTGCGCCGATGCATTGGTGGTCAGCGCCGCATTGCCGGACGGCGGCACCGGCCTGTTCCTGGTCGACGGCGGCTCCGAAAACACCTCAATCGCCCGTCATCGGTTCCGGACCTTCGACGGTCAGCGCGGCGCGCAGGTCGATTTGGACGGCGCGGCGGCCGAGCCGTTGGGCGACGCGGTCGACGCGTCGGGCGCCATCAGCGGTGCCCTCGTTCGCATCCAGTCGGCGCTGTGCGCCGAAGCGGTCGGGGCGATGGAGGAAGCGCTGCGGCTGACCACCGATTACCTCAAGTCCCGCAAGCAGTTCGGCGTCACTCTCAACAAGTTCCAGGCGCTTACGCAGCGAGCCGCCGACATGTACGTCTCGCTCGAGATGGCACGCAGCATGAGCCTGTACGCAGCGATGTCGATCGCCGACGGCAACCTCGACCCGCTGATCGCGTCGCGGGCCAAGGTGCAGATCGGCCGCTCGGGCCGGCACATCGCGCAGGAGTCGATCCAGATGCACGGTGGAATCGGTGTGACCGCCGAATATCCGGTGAGCCACTACGCCGCTCGGCTCACCGCCGTCGAGCACACCCTGGGCACCTCGGGCGATCACGTGCACAACCTGATCGACCACCTCGGTGAGTACGACTTGGCCCGGCTCTAGCGACGGTTGAGCCGTCCGAGCGGGTCGTCGAGTTCCTGTCGGTGTTTTTCGGGGCTGCCCGCACCGTGGATTGCTGGGGTATCTCGCCGCCGACGACAGGCCGCTGGTGGCCCCGGTGTGGTTCGTCGTCGACAACGGCCTGACTCAACTCGCCTCTGGCACCACGACCGATTCCGCGTCGGGTAGCTGAGCCACCAGATATTCGGCGAGCCCTCCGATGGTCGGATAGTCGAAGACCGCGGTGGCGTTGATCGTGAACTTGCCGCCGAACTGACTGTGCAATCGGTTGCGCAGTTCTATCGCCATCAGCGAATCCGTGCCCAGGTCCAGGAACCGACTGCTCGCCGCCGGCGGCTGCGCGAGCCGCAGGAAGTGCTGCACCTCGCGTTGCAGGAACTCGGTCACGAAGGCCGCGCGTTGCGGCACGGGTATCTCCATCAGCTGCTTGAGCAGCTCGCTGTCACCGGTGACTTCCCCGACGGCACTGGGCAATACGAGGTCGAGAATCGGTGGACGCGAACTGCCCAGCACCTTCGCGGCACGCTGCCAGTTGGCTTTGAGGACGGTGGCCTGGCCGGTCCCGTTCGCGACGACCTCCGCGAGCGCGCTCAGCGCTGCCGAGGGTTCCAGCGGAATCAGGCCCTGCGCGGTGATATTCGCGATTGCGGCCTCCGATGAGGCCATGCCGCCCTGGGCCCAGGGGCCGAAGTTGACACCCGTGGCGGGCAGGCCTTGCGCCCTTCGTTGCGCGACCAGACCGTCGAGCAACGCGTTGGCAGTCGCGTAGTTGGACTGACCGGGTGACCCGAACAAACTGGACACCGAGGAGGACACGATGAAGAAGTCCAGCTCGTCGTCCTTCGTCAGCCTGTCCAAGTGGCAAGCACCGAACGCCTTGGGCGCCAATGTCGTTCGGAATCGCTGCGGGGTCTGCGCAGACAGCAGCGCGTCGTCGAGCACCCCGGCCAGATGCACCACACCCGCAAGCGGCGGCAGTTCGGCGCGGATCCGTTCCAGCAGCTTGTCAACCTCGGACTCGTCGCTGACATCGGCCGCGAAGACGTGGACGCGGCATTTGAAGCGCTCGGCGATCTCCTCGATTTCGCGTTGTGCGTCCGCATCGGGTTCGCGCCGGCTGGTCAACACGATGTCGCCGGCACCCAGTTGGGCCAGATACGACGCCGTGTGCAGACCGATCGCACCGAGTCCGCCGGTGATCAAGTAGCTCCGATCTGGGCGTGGCTGAAGCGGATTCGGCATCTGCACCACGATCTTTCCGATGTGCCGGGCCTGCTGCATGCGCCGGAACGCGGCCCTCGCCTCGGTCAGCGGGTAGATCTCGGCGGGCAGTGGCGCCCATTCGCCCTTGCCCAGACCCTCGGATACCTCGGTCAACAAGCCGCGAATACGCTCGGGCTCCTGGAAGGTCACCGTGTCCAGCGCCACGATCTCGTAGGCGATGTCGGGGCGGACGTCCGCCATCTGCTCAGGTGTCCAGATGTCGCGTTTGGCGATCTCGGCGAACCGACCATTCTGCGCGGTTGCCCGCACGGTCGCCTCGAGGAATCCTTCGTTCGTCAGGCTGTTGAGCACCACGTCGACACCGGCACCGTCGGTGTCCGCGAGGATCTGGTCGGCGAAATCCGTAGTGCGCGAGTCGTACACGTACTGCACACCCAGCTTGCGCAGCGTCGCACGTTTGTAGGTGCTGGCCGTGGCGAAGACCGTGGCACCGCACTGCTGTGCCAGCTGGATCGCTGCCAGGCCGACACCACCACTGGCGGCGTGGATGAGCACCCGATCCCCGGGCTGCACCTGCGCCCAGTCGAACGCGAGCCGGACCGTCAACGCCGCGGCGGGGATGGTCGCCGCAGCGACCGCCCCCACTCCGTCGGGAATCGGCGCCAGCAGCTGGGCCGGCACGTTGAACCGGCTGGCGAACGCGCCCTGCATGAAGCCGTAGACACGCTGGCCCACCTCGAGTCCGGTGACGCCACTACCCAATTGGGTGACGGTTCCGGCGAAGTCACCGCCGATCGGTCCCGGATCACCGGGGTAGAGGCCAAGGACGTTGAGCACATCCCGGAAGTTGAGGCCGGCGGCCTCCACCCGAACCTGCACATAACCCTCGTCCGGCGCCGGTACCTCCGCCTCGGTCAGCCGCAGGTTGTCGATTGCGCCGCGTTCGGTGGGCGCCAGGACGTAGTCGGACGAGCGAGGCACCGTCAGATGACCGCTGCGCGACCATGGCAACAACCGGGAGACCAGCA from the Mycobacterium lentiflavum genome contains:
- a CDS encoding acyl-CoA dehydrogenase family protein: MQLALTPEEAAFRDELRTIFTTKIPQDARDRVRQGSAEVVHDDVVTSHKILHEHGLAVPSWPVEWGGKDWTPTQHQIWADEMQLACVPEPLNFNTKMVGPVIAEFGSQEIKERFLPPTASLDIWWCQGFSEPEAGSDLASLRTTAVRDGDSYVVNGQKTWTTLGQYADWIFCLVRTDPQAPKRQAGISFLLFDMKTPGITVRPIKTIDGGHEVNELFFEDVRVPANQLVGEENKGWTYAKFLLGNERTGIAGVGRTKVRLAEVKKLATETGIIADPLFAARLAEAENELLALELTQSRVVTDSADGQPNPASSVLKLRGSQLQQTATELLVEVAGPDALPADGDGIASPDWAQHSAPRYLNYRKTTIYGGSSEVQRNIIASTILGL
- a CDS encoding acyl-CoA dehydrogenase family protein, which codes for MDFQLTDEQGLLRDTTRDLLSRTYDPESRIKVIGSDLGWSREVWSQLADTGILGLGFDPEEAGQIEIMVVLAEAGRRLAPEPILHAALAPGALIAEQGTDAQKEQLDDVAAGQRLLAFAHLEPGHRKPTTAVTTRAVRQGDSWTLTGRKNPVLAGDCADALVVSAALPDGGTGLFLVDGGSENTSIARHRFRTFDGQRGAQVDLDGAAAEPLGDAVDASGAISGALVRIQSALCAEAVGAMEEALRLTTDYLKSRKQFGVTLNKFQALTQRAADMYVSLEMARSMSLYAAMSIADGNLDPLIASRAKVQIGRSGRHIAQESIQMHGGIGVTAEYPVSHYAARLTAVEHTLGTSGDHVHNLIDHLGEYDLARL